The following proteins are encoded in a genomic region of Ornithinibacillus sp. 4-3:
- a CDS encoding amidohydrolase codes for MNTTYWLTNTRLETSYYKENDMITATNTEFFHLLIEDGKITDIVPASEQLTDELPKKDAKQLLALPSFVEKHCHLDKTLLGDQWRAVKPVKNILERVVIEKTTLPTLKTTTQERAENLLGRFVKYGVTHVRTHADIYPEVGLENLEEIKKAFQTFSGKIEPEIVGFAQHGFLKANTRELIQESTKHGVDYIGSVDPATVDNDIETSLQVLVDIAVEGNVGIDLHIHDPNELGAFTIKRLAELTIEAGLQGKVAVSHAFGIGDISRTALDEMIPLLKEAGMTFISSVPIDRKFPPLEYLREQGINTAVCCDNIFDSWSPFNNGDILERLERLAQLKQWKDEYSLSQSIYFITGGITPLNQLGEQVWPKVGDAANIVLVDATCTAETVARRAERKATIYKGNFSFDNI; via the coding sequence TTGAAACAAGCTATTATAAAGAAAATGATATGATTACAGCTACTAATACGGAATTTTTTCATCTACTGATTGAGGACGGAAAAATCACTGATATTGTTCCAGCTTCTGAGCAGTTAACAGATGAGCTACCGAAGAAGGATGCAAAACAGCTCTTAGCTCTACCATCATTTGTTGAAAAACATTGTCATCTTGATAAGACATTGCTTGGGGACCAATGGAGAGCAGTAAAGCCTGTTAAAAATATTTTAGAAAGAGTAGTAATTGAGAAAACGACATTGCCTACTTTAAAAACGACTACACAGGAACGTGCAGAAAATTTACTAGGAAGATTTGTCAAATACGGGGTTACACATGTGCGTACACATGCAGATATCTATCCAGAAGTAGGTTTAGAGAATTTAGAAGAAATTAAAAAGGCATTCCAAACATTCTCAGGGAAAATTGAACCAGAAATTGTCGGCTTTGCACAGCATGGTTTTTTAAAAGCAAATACAAGAGAATTGATTCAAGAATCTACTAAACATGGTGTGGATTATATCGGCAGTGTCGATCCAGCTACTGTGGATAATGATATTGAAACTTCTTTACAAGTGTTAGTTGACATAGCGGTAGAAGGAAATGTCGGAATTGATTTACATATACATGATCCTAATGAATTAGGAGCTTTCACGATTAAACGTTTAGCTGAATTAACGATTGAAGCAGGTTTACAAGGAAAGGTTGCGGTAAGTCATGCGTTTGGAATTGGTGATATCTCTCGCACGGCACTTGATGAGATGATTCCTTTGTTAAAAGAGGCGGGAATGACCTTTATTTCTAGTGTTCCAATTGACCGTAAATTCCCACCACTTGAATATTTACGTGAACAAGGTATCAACACGGCAGTTTGCTGCGATAATATATTTGATTCATGGTCTCCATTTAATAATGGTGATATTTTAGAACGTTTGGAAAGGTTAGCACAGCTCAAGCAATGGAAGGATGAGTATTCCTTAAGCCAGTCTATTTATTTTATTACTGGAGGAATTACTCCACTTAATCAACTAGGAGAGCAAGTATGGCCTAAAGTTGGCGATGCTGCAAATATCGTTTTAGTTGATGCAACATGTACAGCGGAAACTGTAGCAAGAAGAGCAGAAAGAAAAGCAACTATTTATAAAGGCAATTTCTCATTCGATAATATTTAA